Proteins encoded together in one Deinococcus irradiatisoli window:
- a CDS encoding SRPBCC family protein codes for MSQTLSFKDTIVIRARPDVLFRLALDPKRRTRWDPNIRRASYVGDEKLISGALVSIKLERRLLGLSYTAKYGQIQAPFRGGWEATRPFGPLEKYTQGWVFKNIPGGTEVTLSTNATIRYKFIERQIEAQLRNMSGRTLIELQRAVDQQGAQLMEDTAKQYQEKLRAEQKAAKAKGKNRKEKAAK; via the coding sequence ATGTCCCAGACCCTGAGTTTCAAAGACACCATCGTGATCCGGGCGCGGCCCGACGTGCTGTTTCGGCTGGCGCTCGACCCCAAGCGCCGCACCCGCTGGGACCCCAACATCCGCCGGGCCAGCTACGTCGGCGACGAGAAGCTCATCAGCGGCGCGCTGGTCAGCATCAAGCTGGAGCGCCGCTTGCTGGGCTTGTCGTACACCGCCAAGTACGGCCAGATTCAGGCGCCCTTTCGCGGCGGCTGGGAAGCCACCCGGCCGTTCGGCCCGCTGGAGAAGTACACCCAGGGCTGGGTGTTCAAGAACATCCCCGGCGGCACCGAAGTCACGCTCAGCACCAACGCCACGATCCGCTACAAGTTCATAGAGCGCCAGATCGAAGCGCAGCTGCGCAACATGAGCGGGCGCACCCTGATCGAGCTGCAGCGGGCGGTGGACCAGCAGGGCGCCCAGCTGATGGAAGACACCGCCAAGCAGTACCAGGAAAAGCTCAGGGCCGAGCAGAAAGCCGCCAAGGCCAAAGGCAAGAACCGCAAGGAAAAAGCGGCCAAGTAA
- a CDS encoding DUF1802 family protein: MTFSALKEWDAQVQALARGQTAVVVRKGGILETHGGFEVEHRRFLLYPTFLHQNPAELRGDFQPLLRPDPSPGQIVLPALAEVQDLYKIESLDAALALEDLQALNAGAIERRFHYRQRPWLHALVLRVWPLTSPLALEETPEMLGCVSWVSLPENLDVELGAPSLPEADLTVLRKEVKSRLGLGALQ, from the coding sequence ATGACTTTCTCTGCCCTCAAAGAATGGGACGCCCAGGTTCAGGCCCTCGCCCGGGGCCAGACGGCCGTCGTCGTGCGCAAAGGCGGCATTCTGGAAACGCACGGCGGCTTCGAGGTCGAGCACCGCCGCTTTCTGCTGTACCCCACCTTCCTGCACCAGAACCCGGCCGAGCTGCGCGGCGATTTTCAGCCGTTGCTGCGGCCCGACCCTTCGCCGGGCCAGATCGTCTTGCCGGCCCTGGCCGAGGTGCAGGACCTCTACAAGATCGAGTCGCTGGACGCGGCGCTGGCGCTCGAAGACCTGCAGGCGCTCAACGCCGGGGCCATCGAGCGCCGTTTTCACTACCGCCAGCGGCCCTGGCTGCACGCGCTGGTGCTGCGCGTCTGGCCGCTGACCTCTCCCCTGGCGCTCGAAGAAACGCCGGAGATGCTCGGCTGCGTCAGCTGGGTGTCGCTGCCCGAGAACCTCGACGTCGAGCTGGGCGCGCCGAGCTTGCCGGAAGCCGACCTGACGGTGCTGCGCAAAGAAGTCAAAAGCCGCCTGGGGCTGGGCGCGCTACAGTGA
- a CDS encoding acetyl-CoA carboxylase carboxyltransferase subunit alpha: MTATPVQPTAETLRELEARIRDLEGTARSTGQNLDGALNPLREQLSRLRQQVNITRWERVQLARIAGRPTALDYAERLTSDFVELHGDRAYGDDQALIGGPALWQGRRVMLLMQQKGRDTKDKIKRRFGSSNPEGYRKAVRLMDLADKFRLPVVALIDTQGAYPGLEAEERGQGWAIAESIQRMSRLKVPAVCAVIGEGGSGGALAIGIGNRVLIMENAWYSVISPEGAASIIWKDSAKAPEAAEALKLTAPDLLELGIVEEVIPEPTGGAHLDVDAAAEALGEAVSRHLDELSGQNEDDWQRGRAERFRKLGAFTES, encoded by the coding sequence GTGACGGCCACGCCGGTGCAGCCCACCGCCGAGACGCTGCGCGAACTCGAAGCGCGCATCCGCGACCTCGAAGGCACCGCCCGCAGCACCGGGCAAAACCTCGACGGCGCCCTCAATCCGCTGCGCGAGCAGCTCTCGCGCCTGCGCCAGCAGGTCAACATCACCCGCTGGGAACGGGTGCAGCTGGCCCGCATCGCCGGGCGGCCCACCGCCCTGGACTACGCCGAGCGCCTCACCAGCGACTTTGTCGAGCTGCACGGCGACCGGGCCTACGGCGACGACCAGGCGCTGATCGGCGGCCCGGCGCTGTGGCAGGGGCGGCGGGTGATGCTGCTGATGCAGCAAAAAGGGCGCGACACCAAGGACAAGATCAAGCGCCGCTTCGGCAGCAGCAACCCCGAGGGGTACCGCAAGGCCGTGCGCCTGATGGACCTGGCCGACAAGTTTCGGTTGCCGGTGGTGGCCCTGATCGACACCCAGGGCGCCTATCCCGGCCTGGAAGCCGAGGAGCGCGGCCAGGGCTGGGCGATCGCCGAGAGCATTCAGCGCATGAGCCGCCTGAAGGTGCCGGCGGTGTGCGCGGTGATCGGTGAGGGCGGCAGCGGCGGCGCGCTGGCGATCGGCATCGGCAACCGGGTGCTGATCATGGAAAACGCCTGGTACTCGGTGATTTCCCCCGAGGGCGCGGCCAGCATCATTTGGAAAGACAGCGCCAAGGCGCCGGAAGCCGCCGAAGCGCTCAAGCTGACCGCACCCGACCTGCTCGAGCTCGGCATCGTGGAGGAGGTCATTCCCGAGCCGACCGGCGGCGCGCACCTCGATGTGGACGCCGCCGCCGAAGCGCTGGGCGAAGCGGTCAGCCGCCACCTCGACGAACTGTCGGGCCAGAACGAGGACGACTGGCAGCGCGGCCGGGCCGAGCGCTTCCGCAAGTTGGGCGCCTTTACCGAGAGCTGA
- the accD gene encoding acetyl-CoA carboxylase, carboxyltransferase subunit beta, producing the protein MALDKFFRRRRPQVNAASEAETPDLWGKCPQCKENVYLRDLAQNAYVCPQCGFHHRLGASRRAEVLLDAPIERWSGRVHPVDALAFHDTESYPERLRRAQAKTGRPDAILTGRGQIEGLSVAVAIMDFEFSGGSMGSVVGEEIARAAERAGEEGLPLVLVAASGGARMQESALSLMQMAKTTVALEALSRRGLPYVSILTDPTTGGVTASFATIADVIVAEPGALIGFAGPRVIQQTIRQSLPEGFQRAEFLLEHGMVDMIVDRRSQRSELAKLLRLLLPQERAS; encoded by the coding sequence TTGGCCCTCGACAAGTTTTTTCGCAGGCGTCGCCCGCAGGTCAATGCGGCCAGCGAAGCCGAAACCCCGGATCTGTGGGGAAAATGCCCGCAGTGCAAAGAGAACGTCTACCTGCGCGATCTGGCGCAGAACGCTTACGTCTGCCCCCAGTGCGGTTTTCACCACCGCCTCGGTGCGTCCAGGCGGGCCGAGGTGCTGCTCGACGCACCGATCGAGCGCTGGTCGGGACGGGTGCATCCGGTGGACGCGCTGGCGTTTCACGACACCGAGAGCTACCCCGAGCGCCTTCGCCGCGCCCAGGCCAAGACCGGGCGCCCCGACGCCATCCTGACCGGGCGCGGCCAGATCGAGGGCCTGAGCGTGGCCGTCGCCATCATGGATTTCGAGTTCTCCGGCGGCAGCATGGGCAGCGTGGTGGGTGAGGAGATCGCCCGCGCCGCCGAGCGGGCCGGCGAAGAGGGCCTGCCGCTGGTGCTGGTGGCCGCTTCCGGCGGCGCCCGGATGCAGGAAAGCGCTTTGTCGCTGATGCAGATGGCCAAGACGACGGTCGCGCTCGAAGCGCTCTCGCGCCGGGGGCTGCCGTACGTCAGCATCCTGACCGACCCCACCACCGGCGGCGTGACGGCCAGCTTCGCCACCATCGCCGACGTGATCGTGGCCGAGCCGGGCGCTTTGATCGGCTTCGCCGGGCCGCGCGTCATTCAGCAGACCATTCGCCAGAGTTTGCCGGAAGGCTTTCAGCGCGCCGAATTTCTGCTCGAACACGGCATGGTGGACATGATCGTGGACCGCCGCTCGCAGCGCAGCGAACTCGCCAAACTGCTGCGGCTGCTTTTGCCGCAGGAGCGGGCCTCGTGA
- a CDS encoding LapA family protein encodes MRLILLIVVLVLHVVFGLLNIASLLAIHDINLGFAVYTGPLGLILLITSALVAVLAYIAASFSSLRREADTAKLLRDLDSVRQSLDSQEASRFAQLQAALDKRFAGLDLQLTQGRSAVNLGKDAGPSTAQLSQELSALNAYLRRKLGD; translated from the coding sequence ATGCGTCTGATTCTGCTGATCGTCGTGTTGGTGCTGCACGTCGTGTTCGGCCTGCTCAACATCGCTTCCCTGCTGGCGATTCACGACATCAACCTGGGCTTTGCCGTCTACACCGGACCGCTGGGCCTGATCTTGCTGATCACCAGCGCCCTGGTGGCGGTGCTGGCCTACATCGCCGCCAGCTTCAGCAGCCTGCGCCGCGAGGCCGACACCGCCAAGCTGCTGCGCGACCTCGATTCGGTGCGTCAGAGTCTCGACAGCCAGGAAGCCAGCCGCTTCGCGCAGCTGCAGGCGGCGCTCGACAAGCGCTTCGCCGGGCTCGACCTGCAGCTCACCCAGGGGCGCAGCGCCGTGAACCTCGGCAAGGACGCCGGACCCAGTACGGCGCAGCTCAGCCAGGAACTCTCGGCCCTGAACGCTTACCTGCGCCGGAAACTCGGCGACTGA
- a CDS encoding response regulator transcription factor, whose translation MIRVLLAEDQALVLGALSALLSLEDDLEVVGGAADGEQALDLALTLRPDVLVTDIEMPRLSGLDLAAKLRERLPQLRVIIVTTFARSGYLRRALEVGARGYLLKDAPAAELAGAIRRVHAGGRAIDPSLAESAWEDVSPLTERERQVLVAAETGASTAAIAQALRLSEGTVRNYLSEAIGKLGAGSRVEAARAARDKGWL comes from the coding sequence ATGATCCGGGTCCTGCTGGCCGAGGACCAGGCCCTGGTGCTGGGCGCCCTCTCGGCGCTGCTGTCACTCGAAGACGATCTGGAGGTGGTGGGCGGCGCCGCCGACGGCGAGCAGGCGCTGGACTTGGCCCTGACGCTACGGCCCGACGTGCTGGTGACCGATATCGAGATGCCGCGCCTCAGCGGGCTGGACCTGGCCGCCAAGCTGCGCGAGCGCCTGCCGCAGCTGCGGGTGATCATCGTGACCACCTTTGCCCGCAGCGGCTACCTGCGCCGGGCGCTGGAGGTGGGCGCGCGCGGCTACCTGCTCAAGGACGCCCCGGCCGCCGAACTCGCCGGCGCGATTCGCCGGGTGCATGCCGGTGGCCGGGCCATCGATCCCAGCCTGGCCGAGAGCGCCTGGGAAGACGTCTCGCCGCTTACCGAGCGCGAACGGCAGGTGCTGGTCGCCGCCGAAACCGGCGCCAGCACCGCCGCGATCGCCCAGGCGCTCCGGCTCTCGGAAGGCACCGTGCGCAACTACCTCTCGGAAGCGATCGGCAAACTCGGGGCCGGCAGCCGGGTAGAAGCGGCCAGGGCCGCGCGCGACAAGGGCTGGCTGTAG
- a CDS encoding sensor histidine kinase, which yields MRRSTSPSAPGNLGRFWRLFPLLWLLYLYFPLGELLEGSRPTDLKLLGTLGIVSFVWFWVQLYVQQGPRVRLARHPGTHWRWVLGGYLWCLTLFAGFFLLQGYSASTFLVYGAAIAGFQGRFWLAVAGLVGSLAALFAPGVLGAEPLTFFEGLQVVVLATVATYGNHAGFHQGQAQQRLAEMQREKEKLAADAERERIARDLHDLLGHTLSVIVLKSELASKLAEKHPARAAEEIREVERISREALSEVRAAVQGYRSSGLSAELARSKVALDAAGVRLILERAPLELPPATEAGMSMVLREAVTNVVRHARARTCTVSIEQRGAVYVLSVQDDGSGLAGPEGSGLTGMRERVRALGGELRRECGNGTRLSAEFPLAPSAEAGGFQKVTA from the coding sequence ATGCGGCGCAGCACCTCCCCCAGCGCTCCAGGCAATCTGGGGCGCTTCTGGCGGCTCTTTCCACTGCTGTGGCTCCTTTACCTGTACTTTCCGCTGGGCGAGTTGCTGGAGGGCAGCCGGCCCACGGACCTGAAGCTGCTGGGCACACTGGGCATCGTCAGTTTCGTGTGGTTCTGGGTTCAGCTCTACGTCCAGCAGGGCCCGCGGGTACGCCTGGCGCGCCATCCCGGAACGCACTGGCGCTGGGTGCTGGGCGGCTACCTGTGGTGCCTGACGCTGTTCGCCGGCTTCTTCTTGCTGCAGGGCTACAGCGCCAGCACCTTTCTGGTGTACGGCGCGGCCATCGCCGGCTTTCAGGGCCGTTTCTGGCTGGCGGTCGCCGGTCTGGTCGGCAGCCTGGCGGCCCTGTTCGCGCCGGGCGTGCTGGGCGCCGAGCCGCTGACCTTCTTCGAAGGCCTGCAGGTGGTGGTGCTGGCGACGGTGGCGACGTACGGCAACCACGCCGGCTTTCATCAGGGGCAGGCGCAGCAGCGCTTGGCCGAGATGCAGCGCGAAAAGGAAAAGCTGGCCGCCGACGCCGAGCGCGAACGCATCGCCCGCGACCTGCACGACCTGCTGGGACACACCCTGAGTGTCATTGTGCTGAAAAGTGAACTCGCCAGCAAGCTCGCCGAGAAGCACCCCGCCCGCGCCGCCGAGGAAATCCGCGAAGTCGAGCGCATCTCGCGTGAAGCGCTCAGCGAGGTGCGCGCCGCCGTGCAGGGCTACCGCAGCAGCGGCCTGAGCGCCGAGCTGGCCCGCAGCAAGGTGGCGCTGGACGCGGCGGGGGTGCGGCTGATTCTGGAGCGCGCGCCGCTGGAACTGCCGCCGGCCACCGAGGCCGGCATGAGCATGGTGCTGCGCGAGGCGGTGACCAATGTCGTGCGCCACGCCCGGGCCCGCACCTGCACCGTGAGCATCGAGCAGCGCGGCGCCGTGTATGTTCTGAGCGTGCAAGACGACGGCAGCGGCCTCGCCGGTCCCGAAGGCAGCGGCCTGACCGGCATGCGCGAACGGGTGCGCGCCCTGGGCGGCGAATTGCGGCGCGAATGCGGGAACGGCACGCGGTTGAGTGCCGAGTTCCCGCTGGCGCCCTCGGCTGAGGCTGGCGGCTTTCAGAAGGTCACGGCATGA
- a CDS encoding ABC transporter permease, producing the protein MTVSPLAQTASRSTSSLHAFAALARAEIIRLLRNRAYLVPALLLPILFFSLWGLPNADGKLGGVNAGLYLLVSYAAYALISTSIFGFGVAVASERSSGWWRQLRITPAAPAVLLGAKITASMLMGLLSVSALALFAGLVGHLWLGVGTFFNVLVHLLPGMVPFALLGLALGLSVGPEAAGGVANLIVLPMLFASGIFLPLDVAPAFVRTLAPYLPAYHYGQLGWAALGAQGTGAEWVHWAWLAGYAAAFLLIARWAAGRREQRR; encoded by the coding sequence ATGACCGTATCCCCGCTCGCCCAGACGGCTTCCCGTTCCACGTCCTCGCTGCACGCTTTCGCCGCGCTGGCCCGCGCCGAGATCATCCGGCTGCTGCGTAACCGCGCTTACCTGGTCCCGGCCCTGCTGCTGCCGATCCTCTTCTTCTCGCTGTGGGGGCTGCCCAACGCCGACGGCAAACTCGGCGGCGTCAACGCGGGCCTCTACCTGCTGGTGTCGTACGCCGCCTACGCCCTGATCAGCACCTCGATCTTCGGCTTCGGGGTGGCGGTGGCCTCCGAGCGCTCCTCGGGCTGGTGGCGGCAGCTGCGCATCACGCCGGCGGCGCCCGCCGTGCTGCTGGGTGCCAAGATCACCGCTTCGATGCTGATGGGCCTGCTGAGCGTCTCGGCGCTGGCGCTGTTCGCCGGGCTGGTGGGCCACCTGTGGCTGGGCGTGGGAACTTTTTTCAACGTGCTGGTCCACCTGCTGCCGGGGATGGTGCCGTTCGCGCTGCTGGGTCTGGCCCTGGGGCTGTCGGTGGGGCCGGAAGCGGCGGGCGGGGTCGCCAACCTGATCGTGCTGCCGATGCTGTTCGCTTCGGGCATCTTCCTGCCGCTGGACGTGGCGCCGGCCTTCGTACGGACGCTGGCGCCGTACCTGCCGGCCTACCACTACGGCCAGCTCGGCTGGGCCGCGCTGGGCGCCCAGGGCACCGGCGCCGAGTGGGTCCACTGGGCCTGGCTGGCCGGCTACGCCGCCGCCTTCCTGCTGATCGCGCGCTGGGCCGCCGGCCGCCGCGAGCAGCGGCGCTGA
- a CDS encoding ABC transporter ATP-binding protein: MNAVRFEQVTQRFGTLTALSDLDLELPAGQLSALLGPNGAGKTTAIELMLGLSAPVSGSVQVLGGDPRDAATRSHVGAMLQDFTAPLGLNVRELLSLYAALYPAPMPVARALELSGLGAQAAQRASGLSGGQKRRLSFALAVVGRPRLLLLDEPTVAMDIQSRAAFWQGIADLRSEGCTVLLTTHLLEEVDRAADRVVVLSRGRLVADGTPYSVRQQVGLSRVRFTSSLSDAQLRALPGAESLELGSRQQATFRTRQPEVLVRAALGAAPDLAHLEVTQASLEDAFLSLTGDAAVSA, from the coding sequence ATGAATGCAGTCCGCTTTGAACAGGTCACCCAGCGCTTCGGCACGCTGACGGCACTTTCCGACCTCGACCTCGAGTTGCCGGCCGGGCAGCTCAGCGCCCTGCTCGGTCCCAACGGCGCCGGCAAGACGACGGCCATCGAGCTGATGCTGGGCCTCAGCGCGCCGGTCAGCGGCTCGGTGCAGGTGCTGGGCGGCGATCCGCGCGACGCCGCCACCCGCAGCCACGTCGGCGCGATGCTGCAGGACTTCACGGCGCCGCTGGGCCTGAACGTGCGCGAACTACTCTCGCTCTACGCCGCGCTTTATCCGGCGCCGATGCCGGTCGCGCGCGCCCTGGAACTCTCGGGCCTGGGCGCACAGGCCGCCCAGCGGGCCAGCGGCCTGTCGGGCGGGCAAAAGCGGCGGCTGAGTTTCGCGCTGGCGGTGGTGGGGCGTCCCCGGCTGCTGCTGCTCGACGAACCGACCGTGGCGATGGACATTCAAAGCCGCGCGGCCTTCTGGCAGGGCATCGCCGATCTGCGCTCCGAGGGCTGCACGGTGCTGCTCACCACCCACCTGCTCGAGGAAGTCGACCGCGCCGCCGACCGGGTGGTGGTGCTCAGCCGTGGCCGATTGGTGGCCGACGGCACGCCCTACAGCGTGCGGCAGCAGGTGGGCCTCAGCCGGGTGCGCTTTACCAGTTCGCTGAGCGACGCGCAGCTGCGGGCGCTGCCGGGCGCCGAATCGCTGGAACTCGGTTCCAGGCAGCAGGCCACCTTTCGCACCCGGCAGCCCGAAGTGCTGGTGCGCGCCGCGCTCGGCGCCGCACCGGACCTCGCACACCTCGAAGTCACGCAGGCCAGCTTGGAAGACGCCTTCCTGAGCCTGACCGGTGACGCGGCGGTGAGCGCGTGA
- a CDS encoding single-stranded DNA-binding protein: MSDTSAVRQALRAALRSWAVTEVRGDQARVLPAPDLDALDECLSAADPGWSLQWACDSLSPPLVRARLSIGGAAREGLSGGHRLDDAKKLALADAFRYFGVSVAGEAPWVEYDPDDGPNTSELGSDPPAVATPVTPAAAPPRPSDPQMDKARAHIDTLMEQLRQNGKGKEALKLVLGGYGETLEESRAIYKELQALQRRAER; this comes from the coding sequence ATGTCTGACACATCCGCCGTTCGCCAAGCGTTGCGCGCCGCCCTGAGGAGCTGGGCGGTGACCGAGGTGCGCGGCGACCAAGCCCGCGTGCTGCCTGCTCCCGACCTCGACGCCCTCGACGAGTGCCTGAGCGCCGCCGATCCCGGCTGGAGTTTGCAGTGGGCCTGCGACTCGCTCTCCCCTCCCCTGGTGCGCGCCCGGCTGAGCATCGGCGGCGCGGCGCGCGAGGGGCTCAGCGGCGGCCACCGCCTCGACGACGCCAAGAAACTGGCCTTGGCCGACGCTTTTCGTTACTTCGGGGTGAGCGTGGCCGGCGAAGCGCCCTGGGTCGAGTACGATCCCGACGACGGCCCCAACACCAGCGAACTCGGCAGCGACCCCCCCGCGGTGGCCACGCCCGTGACCCCGGCAGCGGCCCCGCCCCGCCCCAGCGACCCGCAGATGGACAAGGCTCGCGCTCATATCGATACCCTGATGGAGCAGCTGCGCCAGAACGGCAAAGGCAAGGAAGCGCTCAAGCTGGTGCTGGGCGGTTACGGCGAAACGCTCGAAGAAAGCCGCGCCATCTACAAAGAGTTGCAGGCCTTGCAGCGGCGCGCGGAGCGCTGA
- a CDS encoding metallophosphoesterase encodes MRKFIVIGDVHADYPTMWAALRSASCVDAQGQPTPPLLQGLFQVVFIGDLVHPKSVSDYARLIGSSDFEPNNTDHLFAAARAQVRELEKLQAFQAQAPQAVHFILGNHDDGVLHHRYVLSTAGGLTHNEFDPERGGVLLPDHLRHWFEGFARELRIGRVQFAHVGPLPAFAYYDDLFYTDSAPKRWWKETPEYVMMADLAYGVYGHTQMHGGIYLDEAARFAMIDALPDREYLELLIDPARHDPLLSVRAVPF; translated from the coding sequence CTGCGCAAATTCATCGTGATCGGCGACGTGCATGCCGATTACCCCACCATGTGGGCGGCGCTGCGCTCGGCGAGCTGCGTCGACGCGCAGGGCCAGCCCACGCCGCCGCTGCTCCAGGGGCTGTTTCAGGTGGTGTTCATTGGCGACCTGGTGCACCCCAAGAGCGTGTCCGACTACGCCCGGCTGATCGGCAGCAGCGACTTCGAGCCGAACAACACGGACCACCTGTTCGCGGCGGCGCGGGCGCAGGTGCGCGAACTCGAAAAGCTGCAGGCCTTTCAGGCGCAGGCGCCGCAGGCGGTGCATTTCATTCTCGGCAATCACGACGACGGCGTGCTGCACCACCGCTACGTGCTGAGCACCGCCGGCGGCCTGACCCACAACGAATTCGATCCGGAGCGCGGCGGCGTGCTGCTGCCCGACCACCTGCGCCACTGGTTCGAGGGTTTTGCCCGCGAGCTGCGCATCGGCCGGGTGCAGTTCGCCCATGTGGGGCCGCTGCCGGCCTTCGCCTACTACGACGACCTCTTCTACACCGACAGCGCGCCGAAACGCTGGTGGAAAGAAACCCCGGAGTACGTGATGATGGCCGACCTGGCCTACGGGGTGTACGGCCACACCCAGATGCACGGCGGCATCTACCTCGACGAAGCGGCCCGCTTTGCCATGATCGACGCCCTGCCGGACCGCGAGTACCTGGAACTGCTGATCGACCCCGCGCGCCACGACCCGCTGCTCAGCGTGCGCGCCGTGCCGTTCTAG
- the mnmG gene encoding tRNA uridine-5-carboxymethylaminomethyl(34) synthesis enzyme MnmG — MTAPDSFLPGAAPRGPWNVIVIGGGHAGIEAAWAAAKFGSVALLVSNPATIGRMPCNPAVGGPGKSQIVFELQALGGLMPRLADDTAIHTRVLNASKGPAVQSLRVQNERDAYAERAQSVLLGANNLEIVRGEAADLEPDGEGWKVVTTDGRRLSARSVVVAAGTFLCGLTWYGRQSRAEGRQGEPPSRFLSAPLARAGHVLKRYKTGTPPRVRADSVEFDALLEIPADPQPRGFTGTPGPQASVSPTWQTHTTPDTHRLIQENLHESPMFAGDIEGLGPRYCPSIEDKVVRFSHHDRHLLFVEPEGVRTSEVYLQGFSSSLPPRLQDQLVRTLPGFERAVIHRYAYAVEYDVVDSTELTLHLESRLLPGVFTAGQINGTSGYEEAAAQGLVAGTAAARRALGLAQGPDDQPIVSRETSYIGVMLDDLVFKGSDEPYRMMTSRVEHRLLLRQDNADERLSAQGWRLGLISQEQYQEVRGKYQRVEQALQTLRQQRVQGQTGDAWLRRPELKLADVEALGITLPELNSAEREALEIRAKYAGYIERTERQLNSEAKAREISLQGVNYAEVAALSNEAREKLRRAQPQTLAQAARLPGVRHADVSNLLVHLKRQGHVSRETGRGGVRGA; from the coding sequence ATGACCGCTCCAGACTCCTTTCTTCCCGGCGCTGCTCCCCGTGGGCCGTGGAACGTCATCGTGATCGGCGGCGGCCACGCGGGCATCGAAGCGGCCTGGGCCGCCGCCAAGTTCGGTTCGGTGGCCTTGCTGGTCAGCAACCCGGCCACCATCGGCCGGATGCCCTGCAACCCGGCGGTGGGAGGCCCCGGCAAGAGCCAGATCGTCTTCGAGCTTCAGGCGCTCGGCGGGCTGATGCCGCGATTGGCCGACGACACCGCCATCCATACCCGCGTGCTGAACGCCAGCAAAGGCCCGGCGGTGCAGTCGCTGCGGGTGCAGAACGAGCGCGACGCCTACGCCGAGCGCGCCCAGAGCGTGCTGCTCGGCGCGAACAATCTGGAGATCGTGCGCGGCGAGGCCGCCGACCTCGAACCCGACGGCGAGGGCTGGAAGGTCGTGACCACCGATGGCCGACGCCTTTCGGCCCGCAGCGTGGTCGTGGCCGCCGGCACGTTCCTGTGCGGCCTGACCTGGTACGGGCGGCAATCGCGCGCCGAGGGACGGCAGGGCGAGCCACCCTCACGCTTTCTCTCGGCGCCGCTGGCCCGCGCCGGGCACGTGCTCAAGCGTTACAAAACTGGCACTCCGCCGCGCGTCCGTGCCGACTCGGTGGAGTTCGACGCTCTGCTGGAAATTCCCGCCGATCCCCAGCCGCGCGGCTTTACCGGCACGCCGGGGCCGCAGGCCAGCGTCTCCCCCACCTGGCAGACCCACACCACCCCCGACACGCACCGCCTGATTCAGGAAAACCTGCACGAATCGCCGATGTTCGCCGGCGACATCGAGGGCCTGGGGCCGCGTTACTGCCCCAGCATCGAGGACAAGGTCGTGCGCTTCTCGCACCACGACCGCCACCTGCTGTTTGTCGAGCCCGAAGGGGTCCGTACCAGCGAGGTGTACCTGCAGGGCTTTTCCAGCAGCTTGCCGCCGCGCCTGCAAGACCAGCTGGTGCGCACCTTGCCGGGCTTCGAGCGGGCGGTGATCCACCGTTACGCCTACGCCGTGGAATATGACGTGGTCGATTCGACCGAGCTGACCCTGCACCTCGAATCCCGCCTGCTGCCGGGCGTCTTCACTGCTGGACAGATCAACGGCACCAGCGGCTACGAAGAAGCGGCGGCCCAAGGGCTGGTGGCCGGCACCGCCGCGGCCCGGCGTGCCCTGGGGCTTGCGCAGGGTCCAGACGACCAGCCGATTGTTTCCCGTGAAACAAGTTACATCGGGGTCATGCTCGACGATCTGGTGTTCAAGGGCAGCGACGAACCGTACCGGATGATGACCAGCCGGGTGGAACATCGCCTGCTGCTGCGCCAGGACAATGCCGACGAGCGGCTCAGCGCGCAGGGCTGGCGGCTGGGCCTGATCAGCCAGGAACAGTACCAGGAAGTTCGTGGCAAATACCAGCGGGTGGAGCAAGCCCTCCAGACGCTCCGGCAGCAGCGCGTGCAGGGTCAGACCGGCGACGCGTGGCTCCGCCGTCCGGAGTTGAAGCTGGCCGATGTCGAGGCGCTGGGGATCACCCTGCCGGAACTGAACTCCGCTGAGCGCGAAGCGCTGGAAATTCGTGCCAAGTACGCCGGCTATATCGAGCGCACCGAGCGGCAGCTCAACTCCGAGGCGAAGGCCCGTGAGATCAGCTTGCAGGGCGTGAACTACGCCGAGGTGGCGGCACTCTCCAACGAGGCGCGCGAGAAACTTCGCCGTGCCCAGCCGCAGACGCTGGCCCAGGCGGCGCGTTTGCCGGGGGTGCGCCACGCCGACGTTTCGAACCTGCTGGTGCATCTGAAACGCCAGGGCCATGTTTCACGTGAAACTGGCCGTGGCGGTGTCCGTGGAGCATGA